One part of the Chiroxiphia lanceolata isolate bChiLan1 chromosome 14, bChiLan1.pri, whole genome shotgun sequence genome encodes these proteins:
- the GLA gene encoding alpha-galactosidase A, which yields MAPRWVAGVMAAAAVMAVAVMALDNGLARTPPMGWLHWERFLCGTDCADHPSRCVSEQLFVEMADRMAAEGWRDAGYEFLCIDDCWMAPTRDGQGRLRADPERFPGGIRRLADYVHSKGLKLGIYSDVGSKTCAGFPGSYGHYELDAQTFASWGVDLLKFDGCNSGSLEQLAEGYRRMSLALNKTGRSIVYACEWPFYLRPVQQPNYTEIKHYCNHWRNFYDVYDSWNSIKSILAWTALHQDSIVKIAGPGGWNDPDMLVIGNFGLSWDQSVTQMAMWAIMAAPLFMSNDLRHISPEAKCLLQNKEVIAINQDPLGRQGYQILKDKTFELWERPLSGRAYAVAVLNQQEIGGPQNFTFSLTFLGNGLACNPACSVRQVLPASRDWGVYSWTSFLSVEVNPTGTVLLKVLPL from the exons ATGGCGCCGCGCTGGGTCGCGGGGGTGATGGCGGCGGCCGCGGTGATGGCGGTGGCGGTGATGGCGCTGGACAACGGGCTGGCCCGGACACCGCCCATGGGGTGGCTGCACTGGGAGCGCTTCCTCTGCGGCACCGACTGCGCCGATCACCCGAGTCGCTGCGTCAG CGAGCAGCTGTTCGTGGAGATGGCGGACAGGATGGCGGCCGAGGGCTGGAGGGACGCCGGCTACGAGTTCCTCTGCATCGACGACTGCTGGATGGCCCCGACGCGCGACGGGCAGGGCAGGCTGCGGGCGGACCCGGAGCGGTTCCCCGGAGGGATCCGCCGGCTGGCCGACTAC GTGCACTCCAAGGGTCTGAAACTGGGGATCTACAGCGACGTGGGGAGCAAGACCTGTGCTGGCTTCCCTGGCAGCTACGGCCACTACGAGCTGGATGCCCAGACCTTCGCCTCCTGGGGCGTGGACCTGCTCAAGTTTGATGGCTGCAACTCTGGCTCgctggagcagctggcagaAG GTTACAGGCGCATGTCTCTGGCCCTGAACAAGACTGGAAGGAGCATTGTGTACGCCTGTGAGTGGCCTTTCTACTTGAGGCCCGTGCAGCAG CCCAATTACACGGAGATCAAACATTATTGCAATCACTGGAGGAACTTTTATGATGTCTATGATTCCTGGAACAGCATCAAGAGTATCTTGGCATGGACAGCTCTTCACCAGGACAGCATTGTGAAGATAGCTGGGCCGGGGGGCTGGAATGATCCTGACATG CTGGTGATTGGAAACTTCGGGCTGAGCTGGGACCAGTCGGTGACTCAGATGGCCATGTGGGCCATCATGGCAGCTCCCCTCTTCATGTCCAACGACCTGCGGCACATCAGTCCCGAGGCCAAGTGTCTGCTCCAGAACAAGGAGGTGattgccatcaaccaggacccgctgggcaggcagggataCCAGATCCTCAAG GACAAGACCTTTGAGCTGTGGGAGCGGCCCCTGTCTGGCCGAGCCTACGCTGTGGCAGTGCTGAACCAGCAGGAGATTGGGGGACCCCAGAACTTCACCTTCTCCCTCACCTTCCTCGGCAATGGGCTGGCCTGCAACCCAGCGTGCTCCGTGCGCCAGGTCCTGCCAGCCAGCAGGGACTGGGGTGTTTACAGCTGGACCTCCTTCCTGAGCGTGGAGGTGAACCCCACAGGCACCGTGCTGCTCAAAGTCCTGCCACTATAG
- the LOC116793861 gene encoding glycine receptor subunit alpha-4 isoform X1: MGALRAGALAFLLLLLLGCLLPRRGPLRLVSGREEIKAASRSSPQPMSPSDFLDKLMGRTSGYDARIRPNFKGPPVNVTCNIFINSFGSVTETTMDYRVNVFLRQQWNDPRLAYREYPDDSLDLDPSMLDSIWKPDLFFANEKGANFHEVTTDNKLLRIFKNGNVLYSIRLTLILSCPMDLKNFPMDIQTCTMQLESFGYTMNDLIFEWLEEQEAVQVAEGLTLPQFILRDEKDLGYCTKYYNTGKFTCIEVKFHLERQMGYYLIQMYIPSLLIVILSWVSFWINMDAAPARVGLGITTVLTMTTQSAGSRASLPKVSYVKAIDIWMAVCLLFVFAALLEYAAVNFVSRQHKEFMRLRRRQRRQRMGLSSGTASLESLRQLSSRHSSEHTYATLSQLSSSREEELVRESRFYLRGYGLGHCLQPKDGAGEGPSMYSPAPATPATLLREGEALHRRYIDRAKRIDTISRAVFPFTFLVFNIFYWVVYKVLRSEDIHLVP, translated from the exons ATGGGCGCGCTCCGGGCCGGTGCCCtcgccttcctcctcctcctcctcctcggctGCCTCCTGCCCCGGCGCGGCCCGCTCAG gcTGGTCTCAGGGCGGGAGGAGATTAAAGCTGCTTCCCGAAGCTCACCCCAGCCCATGTCACCCTCTGATTTCCTGGACAAGCTTATGGGACGAACATCAGGGTACGATGCCCGCATTCGACCCAACTTCAAAG GTCCACCCGTCAACGTGACGTGCAACATCTTCATCAATAGCTTTGGCTCCGTCACCGAGACCACAATG GACTACCGGGTGAACGTGTTCCTGCGGCAGCAGTGGAACGACCCCCGCCTGGCCTACCGCGAGTACCCCGACGACTCCCTCGACCTTGACCCCTCCATGCTCGACTCCATCTGGAAGCCAGACCTGTTCTTTGCCAACGAGAAAGGGGCCAATTTCCACGAGGTCACCACCGACAACAAGCTGCTGCGCATCTTCAAGAATGGCAATGTGCTCTACAGCATTAG gctgacaCTGATCCTGTCCTGCCCCATGGACCTCAAGAACTTCCCCATGGACATCCAGACATGCACCATGCAGCTGGAGAGCT TTGGCTACACCATGAACGACCTCATCTTTGAGTGGCTGGAGGAACAGGAGGCTGTGCAGGTGGCAGAGGGCTTGACACTCCCACAGTTCATCCTCAGGGATGAGAAGGACCTGGGCTATTGCACCAAGTACTACAACACAG GCAAGTTCACCTGCATTGAGGTGAAGTTCCACCTGGAGAGGCAGATGGGTTACTACCTGATCCAGATGTACATCCCCAGCCTGCTCATTGTCATCCTCTCCTGGGTCTCCTTCTGGATCAACATGGATGCAGCGCCAGCCCGAGTGGGTTTGGGCATCACCACGGTTCTCACCATGACCACGCAGAGCGCTGGCTCCCGGGCCTCCCTGCCCAAG GTGTCCTACGTGAAGGCCATTGACATCTGGATGGCTGTGTGCCTGCTCTTCGTCTTTGCTGCCCTGTTGGAATACGCAGCCGTCAACTTTGTCTCCCGCCAGCACAAGGAGTTCATGCGCCTGcgccgccgccagcgccgccaGAGGATG GGCCTGAGCAGCGGGACGGCCAGCCTGGAGTCCCTGCGGCAGCTGAGCAGCCGGCACAGCAGCGAGCACACCTACGCGACGCTCTCGCAGCTCTCCAGCTCCCGG GAGGAAGAGCTTGTCCGCGAGAGCCGCTTCTACCTGCGAGGCTACGGGCTGGGCCACTGCCTGCAGCCCAAGGACGGGGCTGGGGAGGGCCCCAGCATGTACAGCCCCGCTCCAGCCACTCCAGCCACGCTGCTGCGGGAGGGGGAGGCCCTCCACAGGCGCTACATCGACAGGGCCAAGCGCATCGACACCATCTCCCGAGCTGTCTTCCCCTTCACCTTCCTGGTCTTCAATATCTTCTACTGGGTCGTTTACAAAGTGCTGCGCTCGGAGGACATCCACCTGGTGCCCTGA
- the LOC116793861 gene encoding glycine receptor subunit alpha-4 isoform X4 has protein sequence MPAFDPTSKDYRVNVFLRQQWNDPRLAYREYPDDSLDLDPSMLDSIWKPDLFFANEKGANFHEVTTDNKLLRIFKNGNVLYSIRLTLILSCPMDLKNFPMDIQTCTMQLESFGYTMNDLIFEWLEEQEAVQVAEGLTLPQFILRDEKDLGYCTKYYNTGKFTCIEVKFHLERQMGYYLIQMYIPSLLIVILSWVSFWINMDAAPARVGLGITTVLTMTTQSAGSRASLPKVSYVKAIDIWMAVCLLFVFAALLEYAAVNFVSRQHKEFMRLRRRQRRQRMGLSSGTASLESLRQLSSRHSSEHTYATLSQLSSSREEELVRESRFYLRGYGLGHCLQPKDGAGEGPSMYSPAPATPATLLREGEALHRRYIDRAKRIDTISRAVFPFTFLVFNIFYWVVYKVLRSEDIHLVP, from the exons ATGCCCGCATTCGACCCAACTTCAAAG GACTACCGGGTGAACGTGTTCCTGCGGCAGCAGTGGAACGACCCCCGCCTGGCCTACCGCGAGTACCCCGACGACTCCCTCGACCTTGACCCCTCCATGCTCGACTCCATCTGGAAGCCAGACCTGTTCTTTGCCAACGAGAAAGGGGCCAATTTCCACGAGGTCACCACCGACAACAAGCTGCTGCGCATCTTCAAGAATGGCAATGTGCTCTACAGCATTAG gctgacaCTGATCCTGTCCTGCCCCATGGACCTCAAGAACTTCCCCATGGACATCCAGACATGCACCATGCAGCTGGAGAGCT TTGGCTACACCATGAACGACCTCATCTTTGAGTGGCTGGAGGAACAGGAGGCTGTGCAGGTGGCAGAGGGCTTGACACTCCCACAGTTCATCCTCAGGGATGAGAAGGACCTGGGCTATTGCACCAAGTACTACAACACAG GCAAGTTCACCTGCATTGAGGTGAAGTTCCACCTGGAGAGGCAGATGGGTTACTACCTGATCCAGATGTACATCCCCAGCCTGCTCATTGTCATCCTCTCCTGGGTCTCCTTCTGGATCAACATGGATGCAGCGCCAGCCCGAGTGGGTTTGGGCATCACCACGGTTCTCACCATGACCACGCAGAGCGCTGGCTCCCGGGCCTCCCTGCCCAAG GTGTCCTACGTGAAGGCCATTGACATCTGGATGGCTGTGTGCCTGCTCTTCGTCTTTGCTGCCCTGTTGGAATACGCAGCCGTCAACTTTGTCTCCCGCCAGCACAAGGAGTTCATGCGCCTGcgccgccgccagcgccgccaGAGGATG GGCCTGAGCAGCGGGACGGCCAGCCTGGAGTCCCTGCGGCAGCTGAGCAGCCGGCACAGCAGCGAGCACACCTACGCGACGCTCTCGCAGCTCTCCAGCTCCCGG GAGGAAGAGCTTGTCCGCGAGAGCCGCTTCTACCTGCGAGGCTACGGGCTGGGCCACTGCCTGCAGCCCAAGGACGGGGCTGGGGAGGGCCCCAGCATGTACAGCCCCGCTCCAGCCACTCCAGCCACGCTGCTGCGGGAGGGGGAGGCCCTCCACAGGCGCTACATCGACAGGGCCAAGCGCATCGACACCATCTCCCGAGCTGTCTTCCCCTTCACCTTCCTGGTCTTCAATATCTTCTACTGGGTCGTTTACAAAGTGCTGCGCTCGGAGGACATCCACCTGGTGCCCTGA
- the LOC116793861 gene encoding glycine receptor subunit alpha-4 isoform X5, which translates to MDYRVNVFLRQQWNDPRLAYREYPDDSLDLDPSMLDSIWKPDLFFANEKGANFHEVTTDNKLLRIFKNGNVLYSIRLTLILSCPMDLKNFPMDIQTCTMQLESFGYTMNDLIFEWLEEQEAVQVAEGLTLPQFILRDEKDLGYCTKYYNTGKFTCIEVKFHLERQMGYYLIQMYIPSLLIVILSWVSFWINMDAAPARVGLGITTVLTMTTQSAGSRASLPKVSYVKAIDIWMAVCLLFVFAALLEYAAVNFVSRQHKEFMRLRRRQRRQRMGLSSGTASLESLRQLSSRHSSEHTYATLSQLSSSREEELVRESRFYLRGYGLGHCLQPKDGAGEGPSMYSPAPATPATLLREGEALHRRYIDRAKRIDTISRAVFPFTFLVFNIFYWVVYKVLRSEDIHLVP; encoded by the exons ATG GACTACCGGGTGAACGTGTTCCTGCGGCAGCAGTGGAACGACCCCCGCCTGGCCTACCGCGAGTACCCCGACGACTCCCTCGACCTTGACCCCTCCATGCTCGACTCCATCTGGAAGCCAGACCTGTTCTTTGCCAACGAGAAAGGGGCCAATTTCCACGAGGTCACCACCGACAACAAGCTGCTGCGCATCTTCAAGAATGGCAATGTGCTCTACAGCATTAG gctgacaCTGATCCTGTCCTGCCCCATGGACCTCAAGAACTTCCCCATGGACATCCAGACATGCACCATGCAGCTGGAGAGCT TTGGCTACACCATGAACGACCTCATCTTTGAGTGGCTGGAGGAACAGGAGGCTGTGCAGGTGGCAGAGGGCTTGACACTCCCACAGTTCATCCTCAGGGATGAGAAGGACCTGGGCTATTGCACCAAGTACTACAACACAG GCAAGTTCACCTGCATTGAGGTGAAGTTCCACCTGGAGAGGCAGATGGGTTACTACCTGATCCAGATGTACATCCCCAGCCTGCTCATTGTCATCCTCTCCTGGGTCTCCTTCTGGATCAACATGGATGCAGCGCCAGCCCGAGTGGGTTTGGGCATCACCACGGTTCTCACCATGACCACGCAGAGCGCTGGCTCCCGGGCCTCCCTGCCCAAG GTGTCCTACGTGAAGGCCATTGACATCTGGATGGCTGTGTGCCTGCTCTTCGTCTTTGCTGCCCTGTTGGAATACGCAGCCGTCAACTTTGTCTCCCGCCAGCACAAGGAGTTCATGCGCCTGcgccgccgccagcgccgccaGAGGATG GGCCTGAGCAGCGGGACGGCCAGCCTGGAGTCCCTGCGGCAGCTGAGCAGCCGGCACAGCAGCGAGCACACCTACGCGACGCTCTCGCAGCTCTCCAGCTCCCGG GAGGAAGAGCTTGTCCGCGAGAGCCGCTTCTACCTGCGAGGCTACGGGCTGGGCCACTGCCTGCAGCCCAAGGACGGGGCTGGGGAGGGCCCCAGCATGTACAGCCCCGCTCCAGCCACTCCAGCCACGCTGCTGCGGGAGGGGGAGGCCCTCCACAGGCGCTACATCGACAGGGCCAAGCGCATCGACACCATCTCCCGAGCTGTCTTCCCCTTCACCTTCCTGGTCTTCAATATCTTCTACTGGGTCGTTTACAAAGTGCTGCGCTCGGAGGACATCCACCTGGTGCCCTGA
- the LOC116793861 gene encoding glycine receptor subunit alpha-4 isoform X2, translating into MGALRAGALAFLLLLLLGCLLPRRGPLRLVSGREEIKAASRSSPQPMSPSDFLDKLMGRTSGYDARIRPNFKGPPVNVTCNIFINSFGSVTETTMDYRVNVFLRQQWNDPRLAYREYPDDSLDLDPSMLDSIWKPDLFFANEKGANFHEVTTDNKLLRIFKNGNVLYSIRLTLILSCPMDLKNFPMDIQTCTMQLESFGYTMNDLIFEWLEEQEAVQVAEGLTLPQFILRDEKDLGYCTKYYNTGKFTCIEVKFHLERQMGYYLIQMYIPSLLIVILSWVSFWINMDAAPARVGLGITTVLTMTTQSAGSRASLPKVSYVKAIDIWMAVCLLFVFAALLEYAAVNFVSRQHKEFMRLRRRQRRQRMEEELVRESRFYLRGYGLGHCLQPKDGAGEGPSMYSPAPATPATLLREGEALHRRYIDRAKRIDTISRAVFPFTFLVFNIFYWVVYKVLRSEDIHLVP; encoded by the exons ATGGGCGCGCTCCGGGCCGGTGCCCtcgccttcctcctcctcctcctcctcggctGCCTCCTGCCCCGGCGCGGCCCGCTCAG gcTGGTCTCAGGGCGGGAGGAGATTAAAGCTGCTTCCCGAAGCTCACCCCAGCCCATGTCACCCTCTGATTTCCTGGACAAGCTTATGGGACGAACATCAGGGTACGATGCCCGCATTCGACCCAACTTCAAAG GTCCACCCGTCAACGTGACGTGCAACATCTTCATCAATAGCTTTGGCTCCGTCACCGAGACCACAATG GACTACCGGGTGAACGTGTTCCTGCGGCAGCAGTGGAACGACCCCCGCCTGGCCTACCGCGAGTACCCCGACGACTCCCTCGACCTTGACCCCTCCATGCTCGACTCCATCTGGAAGCCAGACCTGTTCTTTGCCAACGAGAAAGGGGCCAATTTCCACGAGGTCACCACCGACAACAAGCTGCTGCGCATCTTCAAGAATGGCAATGTGCTCTACAGCATTAG gctgacaCTGATCCTGTCCTGCCCCATGGACCTCAAGAACTTCCCCATGGACATCCAGACATGCACCATGCAGCTGGAGAGCT TTGGCTACACCATGAACGACCTCATCTTTGAGTGGCTGGAGGAACAGGAGGCTGTGCAGGTGGCAGAGGGCTTGACACTCCCACAGTTCATCCTCAGGGATGAGAAGGACCTGGGCTATTGCACCAAGTACTACAACACAG GCAAGTTCACCTGCATTGAGGTGAAGTTCCACCTGGAGAGGCAGATGGGTTACTACCTGATCCAGATGTACATCCCCAGCCTGCTCATTGTCATCCTCTCCTGGGTCTCCTTCTGGATCAACATGGATGCAGCGCCAGCCCGAGTGGGTTTGGGCATCACCACGGTTCTCACCATGACCACGCAGAGCGCTGGCTCCCGGGCCTCCCTGCCCAAG GTGTCCTACGTGAAGGCCATTGACATCTGGATGGCTGTGTGCCTGCTCTTCGTCTTTGCTGCCCTGTTGGAATACGCAGCCGTCAACTTTGTCTCCCGCCAGCACAAGGAGTTCATGCGCCTGcgccgccgccagcgccgccaGAGGATG GAGGAAGAGCTTGTCCGCGAGAGCCGCTTCTACCTGCGAGGCTACGGGCTGGGCCACTGCCTGCAGCCCAAGGACGGGGCTGGGGAGGGCCCCAGCATGTACAGCCCCGCTCCAGCCACTCCAGCCACGCTGCTGCGGGAGGGGGAGGCCCTCCACAGGCGCTACATCGACAGGGCCAAGCGCATCGACACCATCTCCCGAGCTGTCTTCCCCTTCACCTTCCTGGTCTTCAATATCTTCTACTGGGTCGTTTACAAAGTGCTGCGCTCGGAGGACATCCACCTGGTGCCCTGA
- the LOC116793861 gene encoding glycine receptor subunit alpha-4 isoform X3, translating to MGALRAGALAFLLLLLLGCLLPRRGPLRLVSGREEIKAASRSSPQPMSPSDFLDKLMGRTSGYDARIRPNFKGPPVNVTCNIFINSFGSVTETTMDYRVNVFLRQQWNDPRLAYREYPDDSLDLDPSMLDSIWKPDLFFANEKGANFHEVTTDNKLLRIFKNGNVLYSIRLTLILSCPMDLKNFPMDIQTCTMQLESFGYTMNDLIFEWLEEQEAVQVAEGLTLPQFILRDEKDLGYCTKYYNTGKFTCIEVKFHLERQMGYYLIQMYIPSLLIVILSWVSFWINMDAAPARVGLGITTVLTMTTQSAGSRASLPKVSYVKAIDIWMAVCLLFVFAALLEYAAVNFVSRQHKEFMRLRRRQRRQRMGLSSGTASLESLRQLSSRHSSEHTYATLSQLSSSRTTQIHAQELPAPSLGPQ from the exons ATGGGCGCGCTCCGGGCCGGTGCCCtcgccttcctcctcctcctcctcctcggctGCCTCCTGCCCCGGCGCGGCCCGCTCAG gcTGGTCTCAGGGCGGGAGGAGATTAAAGCTGCTTCCCGAAGCTCACCCCAGCCCATGTCACCCTCTGATTTCCTGGACAAGCTTATGGGACGAACATCAGGGTACGATGCCCGCATTCGACCCAACTTCAAAG GTCCACCCGTCAACGTGACGTGCAACATCTTCATCAATAGCTTTGGCTCCGTCACCGAGACCACAATG GACTACCGGGTGAACGTGTTCCTGCGGCAGCAGTGGAACGACCCCCGCCTGGCCTACCGCGAGTACCCCGACGACTCCCTCGACCTTGACCCCTCCATGCTCGACTCCATCTGGAAGCCAGACCTGTTCTTTGCCAACGAGAAAGGGGCCAATTTCCACGAGGTCACCACCGACAACAAGCTGCTGCGCATCTTCAAGAATGGCAATGTGCTCTACAGCATTAG gctgacaCTGATCCTGTCCTGCCCCATGGACCTCAAGAACTTCCCCATGGACATCCAGACATGCACCATGCAGCTGGAGAGCT TTGGCTACACCATGAACGACCTCATCTTTGAGTGGCTGGAGGAACAGGAGGCTGTGCAGGTGGCAGAGGGCTTGACACTCCCACAGTTCATCCTCAGGGATGAGAAGGACCTGGGCTATTGCACCAAGTACTACAACACAG GCAAGTTCACCTGCATTGAGGTGAAGTTCCACCTGGAGAGGCAGATGGGTTACTACCTGATCCAGATGTACATCCCCAGCCTGCTCATTGTCATCCTCTCCTGGGTCTCCTTCTGGATCAACATGGATGCAGCGCCAGCCCGAGTGGGTTTGGGCATCACCACGGTTCTCACCATGACCACGCAGAGCGCTGGCTCCCGGGCCTCCCTGCCCAAG GTGTCCTACGTGAAGGCCATTGACATCTGGATGGCTGTGTGCCTGCTCTTCGTCTTTGCTGCCCTGTTGGAATACGCAGCCGTCAACTTTGTCTCCCGCCAGCACAAGGAGTTCATGCGCCTGcgccgccgccagcgccgccaGAGGATG GGCCTGAGCAGCGGGACGGCCAGCCTGGAGTCCCTGCGGCAGCTGAGCAGCCGGCACAGCAGCGAGCACACCTACGCGACGCTCTCGCAGCTCTCCAGCTCCCGG ACCACCCAAATCCACGCCCAGGAGCTCCCTGCACCCAGCCTCGGCCCCCAGTAA